In Heliangelus exortis chromosome 3, bHelExo1.hap1, whole genome shotgun sequence, the genomic stretch AAGGGTATTTGGAAAATGGCATACTGGTTCAGTGGAAATCTGCAGGGATGTGAGGTTTCTCAACTTCACTGCTTTCCTGGAGGTTTGATCTGGGATACTTACGGAAGCAATACTGAAGTGGGCGGTCATTTTGACTTGTAAATAGTTAGTTAGGGGTGTAAAACAAGAAAGTTTTcatcaacagcaaaaaacctGTATCTTTTCCAGTTCAGTTTAAACCTAATTGGCAACCCCATAAGTGTCAGTTACTTGATTGGAAGTAGTTTATATAGGCTTATTAGCTATTGCATATATTCCAGAGGAAAAATCCTTACTTGGTCCTATTAACACTAGCTCAGTCTGTCCTCTTCTGCAGATAGAACATATGTGATACTCAAAGCTGATAAAGCACTCTGAACTTTGGCAGCGCTTTCAACCACTTTTTCCAGAACTCTTTGATTTAAatttggtaatttttatttattatttaaaattatgattCCATTTTCCTCAAACGTTAACTTCACAGATAAAATTATgctccccctcccttttttttgcaGTAGAGGAAGAATGTCTTTTGAAATAGTCTGGCAGGACATAGTTGTAGGTGTTTTTACATGAAGAATTGTCTCATGTTGGCGATTTCAATAAGTTTTACTACCTTGCAGTTTgcatctctttttaaaattatattatcaATTACTGGctttttgtttagatttttaagAAGCACAAGCAGAAATATGTAGTTTGTCTGGATAGGTTTAAAATGAGCTAATGAAAGCCAAGAAATGAGCAAGTGCATGAAGAGCAGTTTGTGAGTGAAACTGTGCCCTTTTAGCATCTATAATGAAACAGTACTCTGCCATGGGAATTCTATgcctcaggaaagaaaattcagttgcCCTAATCTATTAGGACAGCTGAAGTTAGGTAGCATTATATTTCATTAACTTTGTATCTCACATGATTATTTGATTTCTAACTGCTGTACTGAGATTTGTCCAAAGCTGTCTGGTGTCTTCATGAATCTCTTCCTATATGATGGGTGCTGTTTTGTGCCTGCTGTAAGGAACTCATCCTCATAGTGTGGGTTCCTTTTCTCACTCTTCACTGTCCATCTGGCAGGAAACACTTTCCAGACCTGGAGTCCTCCTGGAGGTCAAAACTTGGATGTGTCATTTTCTAAAAGAACGACAACAATAAGCAAGCTTGAGAGTTACCAAAGATcaaagctggaaacaaagctATGTAAAGCTTAACATCAAATCATTCTTAACAAAAGATTCCCTTCTGGTTTAGGTATCTCTGAGGCTAATCCCTCTGATGCtgtgtttccagctggtttGAAGAACGGCAGAGACAACCCTCATCCTCATCTGCTCAGGATGGATACTTTTGACATTCCCTTCTTCCATTTTAAACTaaattgttttgctgtttgtctAAAGCTGAGGTGAAATGACGTACTACTTAAAAACACTTGTGCTGCTTAAGTGCAAAACCAATACAGGACATCCCTTAAACTTCCTTTTCAGGATTGTAACAGTGGTCTTGAGCCTAGAGTGGTATTCTGAAAATTATACACGTACCAAGGTCATAGTTTTCATCAGAGATTCTCTTTGACACATGTAGGACTTTAGGggtggaaagcagagaaaagcagggtGAAGCAGAACACTGTTCCTCACTACTGGTTGTCATCTGTTGGTGTTCCTTAAACTCTTTCAGGCATGTCAGTTTTAAATGTGTGACAGCTGCACTtgggtggatgggtggagaATGCTTCCTGCTGACAGGGTTTACAAAACTTTGAGGTTACCTTTGTGACCACTTCAGACTGATGGTTAGTGCTTGAACACATCAACTCTATTTTACCTGGTGGAATAAAATGAGAATGCAGTTGGCATCTGTCTTGAAAAGAAATCCTGAATTCCTATTTTAAAGCAAGTCTGTGATACAAAGTTGCCAGTTTGTTTGCAATAAGGGTGATGTTTTACAGTCTTGATTTTGGTCTTTCATCTCTCTGCTGAGCACATTTCATGTTGCACTGCTTGAAGGTTTTCCTTGGCCACTGTTTTAAGTTACAGAAATTTCAGGGCTGGCAGTATCCCACTGTAGGAGCTCTCTCTGGAAGGTTCCCTGGCCTAGAACCTGCAGAAATGTAGAGCTTCAGCCATCTGCCCTATGGTGGAAGTTGTCTGGGGAGCCTCACGTTCCTTCTGTGGTGGTTGGTTGTTACCCAGACAGCAAAATGTACGACAGGAAAAGGGTGTCCATCCTGTTAGTGTATTGCTTTCCATTGCTAGAAACAAAGTGCACTTGAGAACAGCTACCAGTATCTTCATCTTCTAGATGGGGAAACCAGGAATGCTGCAGTGAAGTGACTTAGCCTGAGTCACCCACCAGGCTGCTGGCAAGGCTGGGAATAAATTAGGTCTCCCCCATCCTTGTTCAGtgctctttctgccttttctcctctgtcACTCCCCAAATATTTCTGTAGCAAATTTCTCTTACACTGTCCCAAAATAAACAAGgagttgttttaaaacattccACAGTTCATTTGATCAGAACAAGGATCCGGACTAAACTCCAAATCAAGCAATTGCATTTTGCCTATTGACATTCTCCCTGTGGTTTCAGCTGAATAAATCTCTTTGTTTCTCCCCTGAAGAATTGCTGTGAATGGCGATAATATTTACACAAAGATTAAAATCCCTTGGTACACCAAAGTTGCTGTGTGCAGGCTAAATAACTAACACATATAGCAGATTATTGTTACCTCTTGCTTATCcttcagaaggaaatggaaactTGAGAGAACCTCAAAGCTTCAACCAAGCTTgaactgttttcatttcttgtgaGAGAGCCTGGAAGACCTTCTGCCAGGCCAGACTACTGGGGTTCTCCCCTGGCTGCTTGGCCTCCTTTAGAACAAAAAAGGCCAGACAGAAGAGAAAGCCTGTGCTGATTACTGGCCTGAGCTCAGCAGCCGTGGTACCCTTGTAGAATTTAGCCAAACATACTGAAAGGAATCATTAATTGTACCCATGAGGCACGTGCTGAAAATGTCTTTAAACATTCCTACTTCTGAGCATTGTGAtactgctgtgttttcacagGTGTCTTCCAAAGATGAACCAGTCTCCCTGTGTAGCCTAGAAACTTGTGCATTAAACATGCTGcataaataaaatgtgatttgATAGCTGGGATGCTGAGACAGAATAAGACTTGAGATGCCTACTAGTTTAGAGATGAGAATTAttttcagaacaatttttttgttttaacagcAGGACCCTCTCAGTATTATTTAGCAGGGAGACACCAAAGTAAGAGAAGGCACAGCATTCCTCTCTCTCCAaacacagcaatgaaaaaagTTTGCATACCTCTGAATTACCTTAATTgtcttataaaaatattatatatgtatttaatgGAGTCAGTGTGGGATCAAAACTGCAGAAAGGGCAGGAAACTTTGAGATGATGTTTCACATGAAATTTTTGTGCCCAgtttctctgctctgtgttgccatcatccatttcctctggctGTCTTCTTCAGATAGCATCTTATATACAAACCAATATTCTTCCCTCAGGCAAGATTATTCCCAAGCAGTAGTTTGGTAGGGATGAGCATCTCTCTGGGAAAACCTGGTATACATCTTGCTCATTTCTTGGCTCTTGGTTATCTTCAGCTTCCTTCACATGTGCCAGCTATCCATACAAAATAAAGGCAGCAAAATGCCTTCACATTTCTATGGTTCCTTCTCTATGTCAGTTGCTATAGGATCTCTCTCAGACTACCTTTCTTTATGTGAAGGTTCTTGTGAGTGTTTTATCAGAGCTCTGCACTGGTGCTGTCCCAGGCAGGGATGGACAACATATGTGTTACAGGAGGAGCAAGTCACAGGCCTTGGTATTGGTTCCCTCACAGTTCACCTTTCAAGTATACGTATCTTCCtaaagcaggagagaggaagCCATCTGCAAGTTATCCACCTTTTGGGTTCTTTTGCTTCTGCCAggcattttacttttctttaatCAAACagagatttgttttttaaaaaatgtcttctaattttatgttttgtgtGTACTTTCCTTGAATTatttcagtaacatttttccACCTTAAGGTGCAGTTCAGGATGTTCAgctctgtgacttttttttccccatctacttttttatttgctttcttcctaACCACAGGGTTCAGAGGGGCAGAATGACCTCACATGCTTGCTTTGAGCTTATGTCCCTGCCTCTCATTTTCAGTAGCTCACAATGCGTTGTCACCTGAAGGACCTTCTGTCAGTCATGTCAGATGGATATGACTGACACCTGAATAGTCAGTccttcatttgctttcttctgatACACCTCAGATTCCCTGCTGGTCCAGTATCTCTGGTGTCTTTTGGGACTGTTGAAGCCTCTTCTTTGACGTGCCTTAGGGAAAATCATTCCACCTCAGCAATGTGGGGGCACGTGAATCCTTCTGAACTCTGGGACCTCAGCTATTCTATTGATAGAAGATTCCTCTTGATATACTTTTCCAATTAGTTCCTTTGACATTAGCAGTCATTAAAGTTATAGGTCCTACAGGTAAGAATTCCAGATATCAGTGGTCCTAAAGAAATACCATGCAAATACCCAGCTGTTCAAGCTAAGTAATTCTGCATCCTGCTTCAAGTTGCATCTTAAACAGTCTTTGGAGAGAGTATCCCTCTTTCAGAGTTGCAGTGCCTTTGACTAATACTGGTTTTATAGCCATAGTATCTCAACATTGTACATTTCCAGCACTGTTCATCCAGACATCAAGATGTTACAAAATGTGtatcatctgctttttttttctttaagtggaGGATGAAAGACAGCAATGTCAGGAATATAATCTTTACCAGAGGCTGTTGAGTTTTCATCAAAATTCTCTCTTTCAGGGTGGCAGTGATATATGCAAGGATTcgggatattttttttttagttggcAGTACTGAAAAGAAGATTACAAATGCTGGAGTACAGtgaaaatttcttaaaattgcCATGAACCTGATGTACTTGTCAGTTTGTTGTTGAGATCTATTAAAAATCATTTGGTGTACAGGTACTAGGGTAAAAGAGATGAAGAATCTCCAAGGGTATTGCAACACTGGAAAGTTGTGTTGCCTGTACAGTGACTTGGCTAGATCACCAGTTTTGGAGGAGGATTGCTAAGTGGGGTATGAGAAGCTGAAAGTGACAAATTTTAGGAATGTGCCTGTGGCACCAGAGACAAGGGCTTATAGTAGAACTTGATGTAGTGACAAAAAGTTTAGGAATAGAGATTACTTCTTTATACTACTTGAAATAAGCATGTTCTTCGTGATATCCACACTCTCTTTAGTCTCTCAAACCCTCCATTACTACACTAATTTCAAGGAAGAGGACCTTTCTGCCAAGAGGACCTTTCTGCAGAAAGTTGCTGGTGCCACTAGATCAGCTAGAAtcacagagagacagagagtcTTCTAGTGGTTGGTATCTGTCTCTAGGGATTACCTGCACACATTTTTCCATCAAATTTGCATTTAGTCTCCATCCCTATCATCTCTAATGAGCAACACCAGTGACTACTCAAGTCAGGGAAAATGGGTGTCACCTATATGTGCCTATCCTGAATCAAGCACTTAGAACTAAGGTATGCATTTGAACCTTGCCTCTGTGCTGCCATGTCAAGAGATGTTAAGTATATTGCATATTCCACTTGTTCCAGGTAGTGGGTGATCTTTACTTGCTGCTGACATTTACACTAAACATGTCCATTTGTCCTAGGATGTATTTTCAGCATAGCAAGAAGTAaagttatatataaaaaaaaaaaaaaaaaggagtgtaGGTACAGGTCTTCTGTGGTGGACATAGTACTGACTGCAGAGCTACTGGACACAGCATAATGTAAAATGTAGACAAGATGATCACCTTGCAACTGCATTTATTGCACTGCCAAATTCAGACACTTCTGACTTCATAATGTTCAGCATCTGTAGCCTGATGTCCAGTTCTGCAATAATCTTTGCTGCTGTCTGCTCAGACATCATCCCTACAACTAGAAGGATTTGTGGGTGGTATTCTGTAAAAGCTCTGATTCCGTTTCAGAATTTTGGTATTCCAGACACATCTTCCAACTTCTGACTGTTACTTAAGTAGAGGATTTTCTGAGAGACTTAGCATTTTCAGTGTAGTTGTCAATTACAGGTTTGATCTGTCTCTTGGAATTGGAGTGTCATCTTTTAGCTGCAGTACCAACAAAGGCGGTTTGATTATAAGAATTTTTGAAAACCCTTGCTTTTCAGTGTTACTGTGGAAGGAAGTGAAGCTTTTACAGTGCATCTGAGAAACATGAACAAAATACTACAAGCCACCTTCCTCTGAAATCTACCAAAATCTTAAAACCCTGAACATTTTAAGAGATTGCCTGAGTCCTGTATGTTCCTTTGGTTGTttattggtttttgtttggtttttttggtttgttttttgaacTATTTTCCCTGCAGATTTCTGTTGTCCCTCTTCAGGAaacagaactgtaaaaaaagCAATAGCTGTACTATAAAGGACAAGTAAATCCTTACAACCTTTGCATGACATTGTGCACAtacatgaaaagaaaaccaaagctgaaTTTCGGGATATGCCAGAGATctacaaaaacatttaaatccTCAAAGTTGTGTTCTTGTAATAGCAACATCCATGAAAGGCTGAACTTGACGGAAGGATGTAACCCTGTAGTTTATACTTCTGAGACTGGGCTGTCCTGCCTCCTCTGAACCCATAAATTATGGGCTCTGAACCATTCTAACTACAAGCCTTGCACTGCTGCAAAGACCAACCTTGACAGGCTTCCCTGTAGTACTGAGGCTGTAAAACTTCACTGTTGTTGAGTCAATTTGTGCAGTTACCATAAGTATATTAACCAGGACCCTAACTTAATTACATCCATTCTAGTAACAAATATTCTAGTACAAGTAACTGCTCAGCAGTGTGCTtggttttctgtgctgctccctTGTTacccttttcctcccctctggTCTGGGGCATCCTGCAGTCTCCCAGGCTCCCAGGTATGGATGCCAGGGATTGGGGCAGGAGGTGCTTCCCTAGGCATTTCGGTACAACCTTCCTTGCTGGAAAAGAGCTTAGACTGGATTGATGTAAGAAGAGTCTttggcctctttttttttagtagcttAAACATACGGCCAAggtttaattttgtgtttcaggCATTTTAAGGCATCGTGGTTTCTTTTCAATAAACAGTATGTCCTGTTAATACATTCTGACACTCCTGGTTTTTGGAAGGAGGAATGAGGAGGTTTAGCAGGTCCAGCATTGTCTTTCTTTGCCGTCTGCCTTCCCTAGCAAGTAGCCTTTTAGACAAGTATAAACTGTCCATGTGTGTTACGCTGCTTGCAGAGTGCATTTAGCTTTTTTTGTGAATACAAACTTACTGCATACTGAAATGAGGTGCTCTCAGCCACAGATCAGTATGTGACAGTAGTAGATATTTGCTGTAGTGCTGACAGCTTTGTTCTTCGCAAGCCTCATCCTTTCTCTCTTGTGTGTGTACACTTCATAgtggcagaaagaagaaaaatgcccTGTCTCTTTTATGTAACTTagtacacagatttttttactggCTACTTTTAATTGGCTAGTAGTAGTTATGAATTATGTCTTGATTCCAGAAACATTTGGAATGTCTACTTggatgtttttctctctcttaagCTTATTCTAGAATAATATACAATGGAAAAATAtgcatggaaaacaaaattaaatttttcttacTGTACAGTTCTTAATAACTGTATACAGAATATGCAAATATTCTCTCTTGATTGGCTGCAGTAGTCCATCTGTTGTGACAGTATGTCATACTAGGTTATCCAAGATGTGTGCCAGCACCCAAGTATCTAGCTTTGCTTCAGACCTctaccagaagcagaaaaagactGAATTTTCCTGAGAGCAAGAGAATCTACACAAAGCAAACTAAATAGGCTTCAAGCTGCTAAAAGACTGCTTATATGCCTGGGGAAAAGAAGTAAACAATCTTTTTGTGTGCTGCTTTCACTGTAGCTTTTTAGAGCCCTCTTTTCCTTACCCTAAATGCCTCTTTTGCCTGCCAAGAGTAAGGATAATTAAATGTCCTCTTAAGTGGTGTTTAAAGCTGCATGATGAGAAAACCTATCCTCCTGATCCAGATCCATATAGTAAATGTGAAAGGAGAACAGGCCTATCAGGCACGCTACGTAGTCACTCCTGAGAGTAGCTTGAAGGTGGAGACTTGAATTAACCACTTTTCCCCCTGCAGTGACATATGCAGCATCCTTACAAGCATCTTCAGCAGCACGCCTGCCTCTCTGCTATTTATACTGTAATGCAACTGAACTGAAGAGCAACAGCCTTACAGAGACTAATTTTTGAAGCAGTGCTCTGGTTTGTGATTTTAGAAGGCAGCTTAcctataaaaatgtaaatttagaACAACCCTAGAGTCCTTTTGACTGACCCAGCGATAACTGTATTTTATGATAATATATGATTATTACTTCATTAGAAATAAATAGCAATCTTTTCTTATTTACTGACAGTGCTGAGGATGAGATGACCATTAGCACtagctgtttcttttccccactTCTTGGATTTTCTCCTTTATGATAAATAGAAAGCAGTTTCATGTTGAAATGTTACTTAATGGTTTTCTTTGCAGTGCTGGATAGTGTCTTTGTATAAATGCTGTTATGTGTATTGTTCATGGTGAAAAATAGCACGTTTCAATGTGTTAGCCTCCTTTCAGATGAACTACAAGACTGAGAGAGCTATCCCTGtctcctgatatttttttttctgaggtgtaatgcttttaaaaagcagatctGATTATTCACGTTCGTCTCTAcgtttccttccccttttctttatTGCATGAGGCATTAGCATGGGAACACACTTCACGTTTCTCAGGCTTTTGtctgttcctgctgctttgCCTACTGGAAGTCAAATGGTGCTACTTGGTTTCTGGCATAACTGATTGGTATGGAAATTATTACCATGTCATAAACAGGATTTCATGTGTCGAATGTGCGACAGGAACGCAGAAGATTCTGTAAGCAGAAGGTTCCtgcaaataaggaaaaagggaagagatgcAGAAATGCTTCTGCAAAATCCATTGTTGCAGATTCTTTTTCAGAAGGCATAACCTTCGAGAGCATGGGGATCAATCAGTTTGCTGGGGCTTTTTTGATTTTAAACGAGTAAGAAGATAAACGTGTATTTGTGTTTCAAGgaataattcttttattttgacTCCAGCAGTTGGCACTGGCCAAAGTGATTTCCGAGGGCACTCGATGTATGTCCCAGAGCACTGTTCCACACTAGGGAGACTAGACAGCTATCGCTCTGCAATGCAGCGCTCTGAGACCAAGGACACCAGCTGCCAGACGGAGGAAGTTAAAGTTGTGCCCCCTTCAATGAGAAGAATACGAGCGCAGAAAGGACAAGGCATCGCAGCCCAGATGTCTCAGTTCTCCAGCTCATCTGGAAACATGTCAGTGATGAGTGATTCTGCTGCAGTTATATTTGCTTCTCGACAAAATAGCGACATGGGTTTTCACAGCTTGCCTCGGGCCGGTGCGAGAGTGTCTCTGCAGTCCCTAGAGCAGACGCAGAGCATCTCTAAGCAGGCAGAAGACATCGCTGGCACTTTACCCCACCAGATAAGCAAACTGCAAGTGGATGATAGTGCTGTGAATCTGAGGAATAATACCGCGGCAGGGACCCTGCCAAGGCCGAAGTCTCAAGAGGTCAGAAGCTGTGATAGTGAAAAGCCCCCAAGCCCTGCATGTGTGGTCTCTCCTCATGCCACCTACTCGACGAGCATCATACCCAATGCAACGCTGTCATCCTCCTCAGAAGTTATCATTATTCACACTGCCCAGAGTGTTGGATCATCAGACAGTAAAatcaccagctctgctgcctaCCCAAAGCCCAGAGACAATCCCGTTGCCAGCAGTGCAGTAGCTGGGAAAGAAGATCACCATTCATCAAGTGGTAACTGGAGCGAGAGCAGCTCTACGCGTCACTCGCAGACTTCGGATACCATCCCATCTAATACTGTCATGATGCTTTCTCTTGGTGACTCTGCTGTCTCTCTCAGCACTCCTGGGAATGCAGAGGCTGGGTCACAGAGCATGAGCTACAGCTGTAGGAACAATCTTGCTTTACCAAGCCCTTCCCAGGACAGCGATGGCAGGAGTGAATCTAGCTGTTCAGGGGAGCGAGCGCAAGCGGGAGTGAACAGCACGGAGCACTGGCTGTACAAgtctgcagaaagcagtgagACTCCCTCACGCAAGGTGGTTTGTACCCCACCAGGCTGTGCCACTCCAGGTAGCaacctgagcagcagcagcctggagagggCTTCGGTCAGGGATGATTCTACTTCTCTGTGTTCTGTGGATCATGATGGGTATTACAGTTCCATGCATATGGACTCCGGACTGAAGTCAGACATGCCGTGTGATAGTACTAATGGCTTTGGGAACAGCGTGATAAATGTCtttgaaggaaaggaaaagaaacatcagGATGACCAATCAGGCCAAGGTGACAAATCCCTTGTAAGAAACATCTCTctgaaaaaggcaaagaagcCACCTTTGCCACCATCCAGAACAGACTCACTCAGGAGGATGCCCAAGAAAAAAGCCCAATCCAATGGGCAGGTACTTGATGAAACCCTCATCGCCACCCTCCAGCAGTCTCTGCAGTTGAATCTCAAGTGCAAAAACGGCAGCTCCCCTTCCCAGAGCCCCTGCAGTGATTATGAGGATCCCTGGGTGTTGCGCTCCCGCAGCCAGAGCTCCGTCAGCGCAAGCAGCGGCGTGATGTCCACTACTGCTCCAAACCTGTACTCCATCTGCACAGTCACCCCCTCTCAGAGTGAAACAAGTAGCATCAAGTCGGAGTACGCCGACCAGTGGGGTTACTACAGTGACTACGCCGCGGTGGCAGATGACCAGGTGAAATCCCCGGTGACCCATTCTGCCAGTACATCATCTGCTCTCAGTGATTACAGCATCAGCCACCTCAGTGATGGCTCAAGGGCTTCTGTGCCACAAGTGCCCAGTGGACTGGCCAAACCAAAGAGCACTTCTCCGGAGAAATCCCACCGAGTCACATCACCATCGAGTGGGTACTCCAGCCAGTCCAATACACCCACTGCGCTTACTCCAGTGcctgtgtttttaaaatctgcatcATCAGGAAATGGGAAATCCAAGCTGAAGCCTAAAGTGCCTGAAAGGAAgtcctctcttctgtcttcagtCTCCATTTCTTCATCCTCCACTTCTCTTTCTTCAAATACATCTACTGAAGGGAGTGTGAGTGTGAAGAAATTGGACCCCACCCTGAGCTCTCCTCCAGACTCTGGTGCACCTCCTCCACCCCCTCCTCTTCCATCGTCACCTCCACATTGCCCCGAagtttctcctccccctcctccacctccagaAGTCATGGATCTGTCACCACTGCCAGCCTCTCCCACATTCCCCCCTCCTCCACCAGAAGCTGATGTAAATTCTTCCTTCGTCCAGACTGTCCCATGGTTTCCACAAGAAGCCTCCATGAGTTCATTCTCTTCCCCGGTTTCTCTTCCATCTACTTTCCCTGTAACTgtcccaccaccagcaccaccgCTTGATCCCAGACTGACAAAAGGTGCAAACATAATATATCCACAGTATTCTTTTAAGAAACGTAACCAGGAAGATTCTTGCTACAGTGCAGTGAAACAGCCACTCAACAAGCAAGATGCATCGAGGCCTGTGATGCCCTTAGTAACTACCAAAGCATTGCAAATGGTGCAGCTGAGGTCTgtgaaaaaagcaacagaaggtGAATCATCACCTGATTCTGCTTCTGAGACCAACTGTCAGGAAAAGGGTACTGCAAATTCATCACCTCAGCCTTCCCTAAAGCCATCTCTCTCACTAAGACTCAGCAACAGCTTAGGTgaggaggaaatgaaaattcaaGGTGCTTCATTTAAAAACCCCGTTCCAGCGCTGGCTCGGGGTTCTCCTCTCATCCTCTCTGATGACGTGGCTGCACTCGACAGTGATCAAGTGCCTGCAAGTGCAGTAGGTCTAAACAAGCCTTTTGAATCTGATTCACTGGGGACAGCTACTGAAGACACACCTGAGTCTTTGGTGCAGAGCAAAGACCTCCATTCTGGCATGTCACTTCAGGGgtcaccagcagctcccagcaagACTCAGGTTGTACTGCCAAGCAAGAAACCACCTCCTATTTCAAAGAAACCCAAACTGTTCCTTGTTGTACCACCTCCACAATTAGATCTTCCAGGAGAGAAAATAGCTGAAGTGAGTGATTCTGTCAGAAGCATATCAAGCCCAACTAAGAGAGACGCTGTGCTTGCACACTGCGAGGAGGCGAGAAACTGTGTTACAGATGGACTCAGTTCTAGCAAGATGGACTCTGGCAGCCTGGTTCCTGAGGGAGGAGCTGCCAGATTCACCTTCTCTGAGACAGCAAAAGCTAATGCCTTTGTGGTACAGCCCGCTGCATCACCAGTTCAAGAAGAacccaggcaggaggagcagtCCACTTTCGATGAAGGAAGCAGTTCGGGCAGCAGCCAAGACAACGGCAGTAACACTGAGGGCCATCTATCTCACGAGAACGAAAGTGGTGAGTTTCTCTTCTCTGACTCTTCTTCAGATGCAGCAGTAGCTATTTTAAAgaagctgaggggagaaaaTAGCAATCCTAGCATTCAGGTGGGCTTCTGTAGAG encodes the following:
- the NHSL1 gene encoding NHS-like protein 1 isoform X2, yielding MPFPLRTLEPLKLCRLEEAGGDGAERGGPATGDHAGTAEGGGGRRRGAVPLFGTLEQVSSYALVSLLMQLSDLSRCAGDIFGGILSEADSLCHRNARLQRRLGALEALLARLDHRKVKIPVSNLDEESRWTVHYTAPWHQQENVFLPSSRPPCVEDLHRQAKLNLKSVLRECDKLRRDGYRSSQYYSQGPTFSSSSSAICGSYQDDYEEIEQKCPLSSPEEEDTVTIKRPKTPVPNEISDINTQTNWTKSLPLPTPEEKMRQQAQAVQTDVVPINVTGENFDRQASLRRSLIYTDTVVRRPKKVKRRKTITGIPDNIQKELVGTGQSDFRGHSMYVPEHCSTLGRLDSYRSAMQRSETKDTSCQTEEVKVVPPSMRRIRAQKGQGIAAQMSQFSSSSGNMSVMSDSAAVIFASRQNSDMGFHSLPRAGARVSLQSLEQTQSISKQAEDIAGTLPHQISKLQVDDSAVNLRNNTAAGTLPRPKSQEVRSCDSEKPPSPACVVSPHATYSTSIIPNATLSSSSEVIIIHTAQSVGSSDSKITSSAAYPKPRDNPVASSAVAGKEDHHSSSGNWSESSSTRHSQTSDTIPSNTVMMLSLGDSAVSLSTPGNAEAGSQSMSYSCRNNLALPSPSQDSDGRSESSCSGERAQAGVNSTEHWLYKSAESSETPSRKVVCTPPGCATPGSNLSSSSLERASVRDDSTSLCSVDHDGYYSSMHMDSGLKSDMPCDSTNGFGNSVINVFEGKEKKHQDDQSGQGDKSLVRNISLKKAKKPPLPPSRTDSLRRMPKKKAQSNGQVLDETLIATLQQSLQLNLKCKNGSSPSQSPCSDYEDPWVLRSRSQSSVSASSGVMSTTAPNLYSICTVTPSQSETSSIKSEYADQWGYYSDYAAVADDQVKSPVTHSASTSSALSDYSISHLSDGSRASVPQVPSGLAKPKSTSPEKSHRVTSPSSGYSSQSNTPTALTPVPVFLKSASSGNGKSKLKPKVPERKSSLLSSVSISSSSTSLSSNTSTEGSVSVKKLDPTLSSPPDSGAPPPPPPLPSSPPHCPEVSPPPPPPPEVMDLSPLPASPTFPPPPPEADVNSSFVQTVPWFPQEASMSSFSSPVSLPSTFPVTVPPPAPPLDPRLTKGANIIYPQYSFKKRNQEDSCYSAVKQPLNKQDASRPVMPLVTTKALQMVQLRSVKKATEGESSPDSASETNCQEKGTANSSPQPSLKPSLSLRLSNSLGEEEMKIQGASFKNPVPALARGSPLILSDDVAALDSDQVPASAVGLNKPFESDSLGTATEDTPESLVQSKDLHSGMSLQGSPAAPSKTQVVLPSKKPPPISKKPKLFLVVPPPQLDLPGEKIAEVSDSVRSISSPTKRDAVLAHCEEARNCVTDGLSSSKMDSGSLVPEGGAARFTFSETAKANAFVVQPAASPVQEEPRQEEQSTFDEGSSSGSSQDNGSNTEGHLSHENESVEVFESDRVNSSFLPSNSYGEETDGVATPARPRTTEDLFAAIHRSKRKVLGRKDSEDDRTRNHSPSPPVTPTGASPTLTTLKQAGSIQRSVRKSSTSNDNFKALLLKKGSRGDTSSRMSAAEMLKNTDPRFHRTKTDASPDLPDSPSSCSPSKSKRAQEEWARSEGLMPRSMSFSGTRYGRSRTPPSAASSKYNVRNRIQSSPMTVISEGDGEVVEQSEGRVRRTLEEQQERQLDMFSGDEMDINDFPYAEEEAGCKEALDPTHLDLMTQPAGTSRKYLSPSAEES